The Engystomops pustulosus chromosome 9, aEngPut4.maternal, whole genome shotgun sequence genome includes a window with the following:
- the DOLK gene encoding dolichol kinase: MVNKQLLAESLVVFCIVLSIHTIVWDRFSWCALALGVQAFYVQHKWDRLLQSGGAVFQYRSSANSGLLPASMIIPLMGIVMRERCKVSGNVYFERYGVVVSATGMALAYFLSIIALGITKPVPKNTCIVSGAAGSAILYTMKNSLAVSEVIEVLEVLLIFVYLSMIVLYLLPRCFTPGEALIVLGGLSFALNQLIKRSLNSIGGKGDPADYLLLVTLVALVLLGIIFSALFFFMDSTTWTSSLFFYMMTAVLGLGIFVPWLQYLIKRHPLFWLVEFLVQSSTRLYLLGYWVMLVMAACAVVLYQNSKRTPDLKKLQASTMTRKYFHFLAVATYIPGIIYDTQLLFVASVACVAVFVLLEFVRYFRIRPLGQTLRNLLTLFLDERDSGPLILTHIYLLLGMSLPVWLFPRLCASSLSSPSTLLPYCGVLAVGVGDTIASVFGSIMGEIKWPGTKKTFEGTMMSIFAQIIAVALILIFDANVNMNSGYGWLLGSIALVSLLEAFTTQIDNLLLPLYLHILLMI; this comes from the coding sequence ATGGTGAACAAGCAGCTGTTGGCGGAGTCGCTGGTGGTCTTCTGCATTGTCCTGAGCATCCATACCATCGTGTGGGACCGCTTTTCTTGGTGCGCGTTGGCCCTGGGCGTGCAGGCGTTCTATGTACAGCACAAATGGGACAGATTATTACAGTCTGGGGGAGCAGTGTTTCAGTACAGATCTTCTGCCAACAGCGGGCTTCTGCCAGCCAGCATGATCATCCCCCTGATGGGCATTGTGATGAGGGAGAGGTGCAAAGTTTCTGGAAATGTTTACTTTGAGAGGTATGGAGTAGTGGTATCTGCCACCGGCATGGCCTTAGCTTACTTCCTCTCCATCATTGCACTTGGGATCACAAAACCTGTACCGAAAAACACCTGCATAGTGTCCGGAGCGGCGGGCAGCGCCATTCTCTACACCATGAAGAACTCCCTGGCCGTGTCTGAGGTCATTGAGGTTCTGGAGGTGCTCCTTATCTTTGTATACCTCAGCATGATTGTTCTTTACCTGCTGCCTCGCTGCTTCACTCCTGGAGAAGCCCTGATTGTTCTCGGAGGACTCAGTTTTGCCCTCAACCAGCTCATCAAGCGTTCCTTAAATTCTATAGGTGGTAAAGGAGACCCTGCAGATTATTTGCTTCTGGTGACCCTGGTGGCTTTGGTCCTTCTGGGAATCATCTTCTCAGCCTTGTTTTTCTTCATGGATTCTACGACGTGGACTTCCTCATTGTTCTTCTACATGATGACGGCCGTGTTGGGTCTGGGAATCTTTGTGCCGTGGCTCCAGTATCTTATTAAGAGACACCCCCTCTTCTGGCTGGTGGAGTTCCTTGTGCAGAGCAGTACTCGCCTCTATCTCCTTGGGTATTGGGTGATGCTTGTCATGGCTGCTTGTGCCGTTGTTCTCTACCAGAACTCTAAGCGGACTCCAGACTTGAAGAAGCTTCAGGCCTCCACAATGACTCGCAAGTACTTCCACTTCCTGGCCGTGGCCACTTACATTCCCGGTATCATATATGACACTCAGCTACTCTTTGTCGCCTCCGTGGCTTGTGTCGCCGTCTTTGTTTTGCTAGAATTTGTCCGCTACTTTCGGATCAGACCGCTAGGACAGACATTACGGAACCTGCTGACGCTCTTCTTGGACGAGAGGGACAGCGGCCCTCTGATCCTCACACATATTTACCTCCTTCTAGGGATGTCTCTTCCTGTCTGGCTGTTTCCAAGACTGTGTGCCTCCTCACTATCCAGCCCGTCCACATTACTCCCCTATTGTGGGGTGCTCGCTGTAGGAGTAGGTGACACCATAGCCTCCGTTTTTGGTAGTATCATGGGTGAGATTAAATGGCCTGGTACCAAGAAGACATTTGAAGGCACCATGATGTCTATATTTGCCCAGATCATCGCAGTCGCCTTGATACTTATCTTTGATGCTAATGTGAACATGAACAGCGGCTACGGGTGGTTATTGGGATCCATCGCTTTGGTGTCTCTACTAGAAGCTTTCACCACCCAGATAGACAACTTGTTGCTGCCTCTTTACCTGCACATCCTGCTGATGATCTGA